A genome region from Sphingobacteriales bacterium includes the following:
- a CDS encoding ABC transporter ATP-binding protein: MNYLKRIFAYLRPYQSLVFLGIICNVLTAVFSLLSVLMTQPFLNILFNTATPAAAAPAAVSLDKNSLSQLFNNYFGNFIAQSSKTEALGLICIAIIIAFFLKNLTRYLALYFLAPVRNGVVRDIRRHIYEKIMRLPLGYFTDTRKGDLLTRITSDAQEIEWSALSTLEVIFREPLMIILSLAAMLFISPTLTLSVLGALVVAAFLIGNIGRNLRKVSALAQERLSEVLSIVEESIGGLRIIKAFNAEATQSRKFNHINDQHAATMTRLFRRRDLSSPLSEFLGVCVFVAILYFGGKQVLAGNSMDAATFLTFLGIFFQVISPAKAFTGAYYNIQKGLASMNRIDAILQEPERISEAADAQSLQTFKQQVEFKNVSFSYGDKAVLHNISFTLPKGKVVALVGQSGAGKSTIADLLPRFYEVPEGEILIDGIDIKKLKIKDLRALMGVVSQEAILFNDSIANNIVFGKEAENVAHEAVAEAAKIANAAEFIELLEQNYDANIGERGSKLSGGQRQRLTIARAVLKNPPILILDEATSALDTESEKLVQAALHQLMQERTVLVIAHRLSTIQAADEILVMKQGSIIERGKHEELLARGGEYSRLVAMQGF; encoded by the coding sequence ATGAATTATTTAAAGCGCATTTTTGCGTATTTGCGCCCTTATCAATCCCTTGTTTTTTTAGGAATAATATGCAATGTACTCACGGCTGTATTTTCTTTGTTGTCGGTGTTGATGACACAGCCTTTTTTAAATATTTTATTCAATACTGCCACACCTGCCGCTGCCGCTCCTGCTGCCGTTTCTTTGGATAAAAATTCGCTGTCTCAATTATTCAATAATTATTTTGGAAATTTTATTGCTCAAAGCAGTAAAACAGAAGCTTTGGGACTTATTTGTATTGCCATCATTATCGCTTTTTTTCTCAAAAACCTCACGCGCTATCTGGCTCTTTATTTTTTGGCTCCGGTGCGCAATGGCGTGGTGCGCGATATACGCCGCCATATTTACGAAAAAATTATGCGGCTGCCTTTGGGCTATTTTACCGATACCCGCAAAGGCGATTTGCTCACACGCATCACGTCTGATGCGCAAGAAATTGAGTGGAGTGCCTTGAGTACTTTAGAAGTGATTTTTCGTGAGCCTTTGATGATTATTCTGTCGTTGGCGGCAATGCTCTTCATCAGCCCCACACTCACACTGTCGGTGTTGGGCGCATTGGTGGTAGCGGCGTTTTTAATCGGCAATATCGGGCGCAATTTGCGCAAAGTGTCGGCATTGGCACAGGAACGACTCAGCGAAGTGCTTTCTATTGTAGAAGAAAGTATCGGCGGCTTGCGCATCATCAAAGCATTTAATGCCGAAGCCACGCAGAGTAGAAAATTCAACCATATCAACGACCAGCACGCCGCTACGATGACGCGCCTGTTTCGCCGCCGCGATTTGTCGTCTCCTTTGTCGGAGTTTTTGGGGGTTTGCGTTTTTGTAGCGATTTTGTATTTCGGCGGCAAGCAGGTATTGGCGGGCAACAGTATGGACGCAGCTACTTTTCTCACCTTTTTGGGTATTTTCTTTCAGGTCATTTCGCCCGCCAAAGCCTTCACCGGAGCTTATTACAACATTCAGAAGGGTTTGGCTTCGATGAACCGCATTGATGCCATACTCCAAGAACCGGAACGGATTAGCGAAGCCGCCGATGCACAGTCGCTTCAAACTTTTAAGCAGCAGGTGGAATTTAAAAATGTGAGTTTTTCTTATGGCGATAAGGCGGTATTGCACAATATTTCTTTTACGCTGCCCAAAGGGAAAGTAGTGGCATTGGTGGGGCAGTCGGGAGCCGGAAAATCTACTATTGCCGACCTATTGCCGCGTTTTTATGAAGTGCCGGAAGGAGAAATTTTAATAGATGGTATTGATATTAAAAAACTAAAAATCAAAGATTTACGCGCTTTGATGGGCGTAGTGAGTCAGGAAGCGATTTTGTTCAATGACAGTATTGCGAATAATATCGTTTTTGGAAAAGAAGCCGAAAATGTAGCACACGAAGCCGTAGCAGAAGCAGCAAAAATAGCCAATGCCGCCGAATTTATTGAGCTGCTGGAACAAAATTATGACGCAAATATCGGGGAGCGGGGCAGCAAACTCAGTGGCGGACAACGCCAACGGCTCACTATTGCGCGGGCGGTGCTTAAAAATCCTCCGATTTTGATTTTAGACGAGGCTACTTCGGCTTTGGATACCGAATCGGAAAAGTTGGTGCAGGCGGCACTGCATCAGTTGATGCAAGAACGTACTGTACTCGTTATTGCGCACCGACTTTCTACCATTCAGGCGGCAGATGAAATTTTGGTGATGAAACAAGGCAGCATCATTGAGCGCGGCAAACACGAAGAACTGTTGGCACGCGGCGGCGAATACAGCCGTTTGGTGGCGATGCAGGGGTTTTAA